One Candidatus Wallbacteria bacterium genomic window carries:
- a CDS encoding DUF58 domain-containing protein, whose translation MLQVEEIFKKIRKIDIKARKLVSETFLGTYHSRFKGRGIEFSEVTDYHYGDDIKTIDWNVTARQGNPYVKKYMEERELCINIMIDISGSQNYGSGKYSKRELAAEIAGVIAFSAVRNNDKAGLVLVSDNVEYYLPPGKGYQHLFRIIREALFFEPKSPGTNLSPGLEYISSIYHRRQIVFVISDFFGYIPDKNWLTTMRRHELIPVVIEDIREGTLAPSGILEIEDLETGENFQLSLPAAHGLWRQTFEQKRSSLFEEFRKIGQNHLVIRNDEEIVSRMQEFFEARKN comes from the coding sequence ATGCTGCAGGTAGAAGAGATCTTCAAGAAAATCCGTAAAATCGACATCAAAGCCAGGAAGCTGGTGAGCGAGACGTTTCTGGGTACATATCACAGCCGTTTCAAAGGCCGGGGCATCGAGTTTTCAGAAGTTACGGACTATCATTACGGGGACGACATCAAGACCATCGACTGGAATGTCACGGCCCGCCAGGGTAACCCCTATGTGAAAAAGTACATGGAAGAGCGCGAGCTGTGCATCAATATCATGATCGACATCAGCGGCAGCCAGAACTATGGCTCAGGCAAATATTCCAAACGGGAACTGGCCGCCGAAATCGCGGGCGTGATCGCTTTTTCGGCAGTCCGCAACAACGACAAAGCAGGCCTGGTCCTCGTCAGTGACAATGTCGAGTATTATCTCCCCCCCGGAAAAGGATACCAGCATCTGTTCAGGATCATCCGCGAAGCACTTTTCTTTGAACCCAAGAGTCCCGGAACAAACCTCTCCCCTGGTCTGGAATATATCTCATCCATTTACCACAGGCGGCAGATCGTGTTCGTGATCTCGGACTTTTTCGGTTACATCCCGGACAAGAACTGGCTGACTACGATGCGCCGCCATGAGCTGATCCCGGTCGTGATCGAAGACATCAGAGAAGGGACGCTTGCTCCCAGCGGCATCCTGGAAATCGAGGACCTGGAAACAGGAGAAAATTTCCAGCTGTCTCTTCCTGCAGCTCATGGTCTCTGGCGGCAGACCTTCGAACAGAAGCGAAGTTCTCTTTTTGAAGAGTTCAGGAAGATCGGCCAGAATCACCTGGTGATCAGGAATGACGAAGAAATCGTTTCCAGGATGCAGGAATTCTTCGAGGCTAGAAAAAATTGA
- a CDS encoding MoxR family ATPase produces MQPDISYLNEMVKKEQVPLLSVISEVGRVIVGKQELLERMMIALVCDGHLLVEGVPGLAKTLAISSLSQALSFTFQRIQFTPDLLPADITGTMIYHQQKGEFIPKKGPVFHNLILADEINRAPAKVQSALLESMQERQVTLGDNTYPLPKPFLVMATQNPIEQEGTYPLPEAQVDRFMLKVLVGYPTKKEEKEIIARMSGWNPPEIKKISGPDDILKIRKVVDGIYIDDKVVDYITDLVFATRKPEDYGLKLKGMIRYGASPRASIYLTRGAKATAFMRGRGFVTPDDIRQIGVDVLRHRIILSYEAEAEGLTPDNVIKMIYDKVEVP; encoded by the coding sequence ATGCAACCGGATATCTCTTATCTGAATGAAATGGTAAAAAAAGAGCAGGTTCCACTGCTTTCAGTAATCAGCGAAGTCGGCCGGGTAATCGTGGGAAAGCAGGAACTGCTGGAACGCATGATGATCGCTCTCGTCTGTGACGGCCATCTCCTGGTGGAAGGCGTTCCGGGGCTGGCCAAGACTCTCGCGATCAGCAGCCTTTCACAGGCTCTGTCATTTACTTTCCAGAGGATTCAATTCACTCCTGATCTGCTGCCGGCAGATATCACAGGCACAATGATCTACCATCAGCAGAAAGGCGAGTTTATCCCTAAAAAAGGGCCGGTGTTCCATAACCTGATCCTGGCTGACGAGATCAACCGCGCACCAGCCAAAGTGCAGAGCGCGCTGCTTGAATCCATGCAGGAACGGCAGGTGACCCTTGGGGACAATACCTACCCTCTGCCGAAACCCTTTCTGGTGATGGCGACTCAGAACCCAATCGAGCAGGAAGGAACCTATCCGCTGCCCGAAGCTCAAGTGGACCGTTTCATGCTTAAAGTCCTGGTAGGATATCCTACCAAGAAGGAAGAAAAAGAGATCATCGCCCGCATGTCGGGATGGAATCCCCCGGAAATCAAGAAAATCAGCGGTCCTGATGACATCCTTAAAATCCGCAAGGTGGTTGACGGGATCTACATCGACGACAAGGTGGTGGATTATATCACAGACCTGGTCTTCGCAACCAGAAAACCCGAGGATTACGGGCTCAAGCTCAAGGGCATGATTCGTTACGGCGCATCCCCCAGGGCTTCCATCTATCTGACTCGCGGGGCGAAAGCCACGGCATTCATGAGAGGCAGGGGTTTCGTCACTCCTGACGACATCCGCCAGATCGGAGTCGATGTACTCAGGCACAGGATCATCCTCAGCTATGAAGCGGAGGCCGAAGGACTGACTCCTGACAATGTGATCAAAATGATCTACGACAAAGTGGAAGTGCCGTAA
- a CDS encoding Do family serine endopeptidase, whose product MPKILSLLLVLAFMAGAFAQDNPVGSNLIKELYKDTGKAVVYIDSVRYVKTQRFISPDPFFEKFFGNMFGEDFDEFFQSPDYNNVIPRKGQGSGFIFDPHGYVLTNSHVVSQADEITVTLSDKKKYKAKLLHEEPRYDLAILKIDAGEDLPFIRMGDSDKVEVGEWVMAIGNPFGLDRTLTVGVVSALGRNLALSKDKIYSDLIQTDASINPGNSGGPLISMSGEVIGINTAIIPYGQGLGFAIPINLARRTHEEIAKYGKVRYPWLGVYLQDLDDQLKQDFGVDQGALITDVVKDESADLAGIQRGDVVIRYNDKQVNDAATLQGYVQTAKIGDKVELAVVRNGKELPLSLILKERSNAQPENTPASIKHNPKPAGEGNIADVLGIEVENLSPEKKSSLKFREQGVLVTRVLKNSPCAQFLKPDDIILQIGGRKVTSREDVSQALADFKDKKYLVFVVFRDELTKFISINL is encoded by the coding sequence ATGCCAAAAATTCTGTCTCTGCTTCTGGTGCTCGCATTTATGGCTGGAGCATTCGCTCAAGACAACCCCGTAGGCTCGAACCTAATCAAGGAGTTATACAAAGATACTGGCAAGGCGGTTGTTTACATTGACAGTGTACGATATGTCAAAACCCAGCGCTTCATCTCCCCTGATCCTTTTTTTGAAAAATTCTTCGGAAACATGTTCGGTGAGGACTTTGACGAATTTTTCCAGTCGCCTGACTATAACAATGTGATACCCAGGAAAGGACAGGGATCAGGTTTCATTTTCGATCCCCATGGATATGTATTGACAAATTCGCATGTAGTCAGCCAAGCGGATGAAATTACAGTGACTCTTTCGGACAAAAAAAAATACAAGGCAAAACTGCTGCACGAAGAACCAAGATACGATCTGGCCATTTTGAAAATAGATGCAGGAGAAGATCTTCCCTTTATCAGAATGGGCGACTCAGATAAAGTGGAAGTTGGAGAGTGGGTGATGGCGATCGGCAATCCATTCGGATTGGACCGGACACTGACCGTAGGTGTCGTCAGCGCTCTGGGCCGCAATCTCGCTCTGAGCAAAGATAAGATTTACTCGGACCTGATCCAGACAGATGCCTCGATCAACCCAGGCAACAGCGGAGGTCCGCTGATCAGCATGTCCGGCGAAGTCATCGGCATCAATACTGCGATCATACCTTACGGGCAGGGGCTGGGTTTTGCCATTCCGATCAATCTCGCCCGTCGAACGCACGAAGAAATCGCCAAGTATGGAAAAGTCCGCTACCCCTGGCTCGGGGTTTATCTGCAGGACCTGGATGATCAGCTGAAACAGGATTTCGGGGTAGACCAGGGGGCACTGATCACGGATGTGGTCAAGGATGAATCAGCCGACCTGGCCGGAATCCAGCGCGGAGACGTAGTGATCAGGTACAATGACAAACAGGTCAACGACGCCGCTACGCTCCAGGGTTACGTCCAGACCGCAAAGATCGGGGACAAAGTTGAGCTTGCGGTTGTCAGGAACGGAAAAGAACTGCCCCTGTCCCTGATTTTGAAAGAACGGTCCAATGCGCAACCGGAAAACACGCCCGCTTCGATAAAACACAACCCAAAGCCGGCGGGGGAAGGTAATATCGCTGATGTTCTCGGCATTGAAGTCGAAAATCTCTCTCCTGAAAAAAAATCGTCCCTGAAATTCAGAGAGCAAGGGGTACTGGTAACCAGGGTACTGAAAAACAGCCCCTGCGCTCAATTTCTCAAGCCGGATGATATAATTCTTCAGATCGGTGGACGGAAAGTCACTTCCAGGGAAGATGTTTCGCAGGCTCTTGCAGATTTCAAAGACAAGAAGTACCTTGTTTTCGTGGTCTTCAGGGATGAACTGACAAAATTCATCAGCATCAATCTCTAA
- a CDS encoding ATP-binding protein: protein MINFQKNIFRPFGQAIADYHLVSENDRVLICLSGGADSFTLAELFLRWQVRLPFSILLYAVHVDLWENAECRKSVEDYAGERNLSLKISLAPRSEIEQKIADSPGFSPCYICARERRLKIFKAAVEFNCNKIAFAHNLNDFFETTLLNMFYSGSFEALSVKKLFCRGKFLVIRPLVFIESAAIRRFINVKRVTVHKNSCPYSESTKREVVRRVIARQMKTNPYCLGSFRNGLKKWLGRS, encoded by the coding sequence TTGATAAACTTCCAAAAGAACATTTTCCGTCCCTTCGGGCAGGCCATCGCTGACTATCACCTGGTTTCAGAAAACGACAGGGTCCTAATCTGCCTCTCCGGAGGAGCTGACAGTTTCACCCTGGCAGAACTTTTTCTCCGCTGGCAGGTGAGGCTGCCTTTTTCAATCCTGTTATACGCTGTGCATGTAGATCTCTGGGAGAACGCGGAGTGCAGGAAAAGCGTTGAGGATTACGCCGGAGAGAGGAATCTCTCACTGAAAATCAGTCTCGCGCCCCGCTCTGAGATCGAGCAGAAGATCGCTGATTCCCCGGGATTTTCGCCTTGCTATATCTGCGCCAGGGAACGCAGATTAAAAATTTTCAAAGCCGCAGTAGAGTTTAACTGCAATAAAATCGCCTTTGCCCATAATCTCAATGATTTTTTCGAGACCACCCTCCTGAACATGTTTTACTCGGGTTCATTCGAAGCGCTGTCTGTAAAAAAACTCTTTTGCAGAGGAAAATTTCTCGTGATCAGGCCGCTGGTTTTCATTGAATCCGCTGCCATCCGTCGTTTTATAAACGTGAAAAGGGTGACAGTGCATAAAAATTCCTGTCCATACAGTGAGAGCACCAAGAGAGAGGTAGTCAGGAGAGTCATTGCCAGGCAGATGAAAACAAATCCCTATTGTCTAGGTAGTTTCAGGAATGGATTGAAGAAGTGGCTGGGTCGGAGTTGA
- a CDS encoding GGDEF domain-containing protein, with protein MKRSIIIFCAVSVIIYANFRVYSPTGLAKKFSTMFDRDMITLQEFKNSINDKEDVWTGFGDQYATMQNIYRNPKDMEVSEDVSAPLKGRFIQKVASHPDFVSYIGSKLETPNNLLGVLRDYGKMAVIVSTLSFIPLLYIFLNSSLMGGIIISILYSLAFALIILNSQGLLSPHATLIAILKAVRLGEIPLSEIYAALQAILVKDGIFKIVFLLVSGPLVGLVMERKKGVLQKEFERLNLEFKTLQATYSRSANAEKQLKKDVEKIQIFSSRTIALQSLSKVLGNMLEPEAIYREVIDKTQNVFKAKRCSLWLLDDRKQTLRIKEAFGWKREEAIGLEIPLGEEILGYVAQNGESVSLIEIKKDFRLSELAKNAKVPSILCAALKLGNKVNGVINIEDMDQEKSTGEDMRMFDLLAILSGLALNNAGLHAKTVELANTDGLTKLYNNRFFQQFFEREIEKCKKSNTNVSIFMTDIDHFKRFNDTYGHQVGDFVLEETAKVLKTSIRSQDLAARYGGEEFVAVLPGIDLNSAMQAAEVLRKNVEIKKYSYKGENLGVTISIGVATFPLHGTRTQELIRHADSGLYVAKEGGRNRVCCAQTKSD; from the coding sequence ATGAAAAGGTCGATTATCATATTTTGCGCAGTGAGCGTAATAATTTACGCTAATTTCAGAGTTTACAGCCCGACCGGACTCGCAAAAAAATTTTCCACGATGTTCGATCGGGACATGATCACTCTTCAGGAATTCAAGAACAGCATCAACGACAAGGAAGATGTATGGACCGGCTTCGGCGACCAATACGCCACTATGCAGAATATTTACAGAAACCCGAAAGATATGGAGGTTTCTGAAGATGTTTCTGCTCCACTCAAGGGTAGATTCATCCAGAAAGTGGCCAGTCACCCTGATTTCGTCAGCTACATCGGCAGCAAGCTGGAGACTCCCAACAACCTGCTGGGAGTTTTACGGGACTATGGAAAGATGGCGGTGATCGTAAGCACTCTCAGTTTTATCCCGCTGCTGTATATTTTCCTGAATTCCAGCCTGATGGGCGGGATCATAATTTCGATTCTGTATTCGCTGGCTTTTGCCTTGATCATACTGAATTCCCAGGGACTGCTCTCTCCGCATGCGACCCTGATCGCGATTCTGAAGGCAGTCAGGCTCGGAGAAATACCCTTGTCGGAAATCTACGCAGCTCTGCAGGCCATTCTCGTCAAAGACGGCATTTTCAAGATTGTGTTTTTGCTGGTTTCAGGACCGCTGGTCGGTCTTGTGATGGAGCGGAAAAAAGGTGTTCTGCAGAAGGAATTCGAAAGGTTGAACTTGGAATTCAAGACCTTGCAGGCCACATACAGCCGGTCTGCAAATGCCGAGAAGCAATTGAAAAAGGATGTGGAGAAAATCCAGATATTTTCTTCGAGAACGATTGCCCTTCAGTCGCTTTCCAAAGTTCTGGGAAACATGCTGGAACCGGAAGCCATCTACCGCGAAGTCATAGATAAGACTCAGAATGTTTTCAAAGCCAAACGCTGCTCGCTCTGGCTTCTGGACGATCGCAAGCAGACATTGAGGATCAAGGAGGCTTTCGGCTGGAAGAGGGAAGAAGCCATCGGCCTTGAAATCCCGCTTGGGGAAGAGATACTGGGATATGTCGCACAAAATGGGGAATCAGTTTCTTTGATTGAAATCAAGAAGGATTTCAGACTTTCCGAACTGGCTAAAAATGCCAAGGTTCCCTCAATACTCTGCGCTGCTCTGAAACTCGGCAACAAGGTCAATGGAGTAATCAACATCGAGGATATGGACCAGGAAAAATCAACAGGCGAAGACATGAGAATGTTCGACCTGCTCGCAATCCTGTCGGGTCTCGCGCTCAATAATGCCGGGCTGCATGCGAAAACAGTGGAACTTGCCAACACCGACGGATTGACAAAGCTTTACAACAACCGTTTCTTCCAGCAGTTCTTCGAACGCGAGATCGAAAAATGCAAAAAGAGCAACACCAATGTCTCGATCTTCATGACCGATATCGATCATTTCAAGCGTTTCAACGATACATATGGACATCAGGTAGGCGACTTCGTGCTCGAGGAAACGGCAAAGGTGCTGAAAACTTCAATCAGATCGCAGGATCTGGCGGCCAGATACGGTGGAGAGGAATTCGTCGCTGTCCTCCCGGGCATTGATCTCAACAGCGCAATGCAGGCTGCTGAAGTTCTGCGAAAAAATGTGGAGATCAAGAAATATTCCTATAAAGGGGAAAATCTGGGAGTGACGATCTCCATAGGTGTGGCAACTTTTCCCTTACACGGCACCAGAACCCAGGAATTGATCAGGCATGCCGACAGTGGACTTTATGTCGCCAAGGAAGGCGGGCGCAACAGAGTCTGCTGCGCTCAAACAAAGTCGGATTAA
- a CDS encoding sensor domain-containing diguanylate cyclase, with translation MAFLVTMKFVENRHLQTKISRFKLLEEDIYGIKRDLEKSKKINETLNIQNVNFSSRLLMIEKYAQNVNSHLEKRAILNSLMESMKKIIGAKRAEIFFLEPGNDQLIFTAGLDWSKEDMEKTKLSKEAGIFGYVINSPGVLSPEEIKSNFHLQELATKCPVNTVLVGALSSPDEARVMGVVNISALEDRRELEKEDIRAFSILINLTSLALENAELFQRTKMLANLDGLTKLHNHRFFQDFLKEELDRHIRYKHSLSLVISDIDHFKKFNDTYGHQAGDFVLKEVAKVFRANVRKKIDLAARYGGEEFVLVLPETNASGALLLAERIRKRVDETEFFYEAANQKFHVTVSLGVATYPLHGYNPAELIKRADTSMYEAKESGRNKVCLSQ, from the coding sequence ATGGCTTTTCTGGTAACCATGAAATTCGTGGAAAACCGGCATCTCCAGACGAAAATTTCCAGATTCAAACTGCTGGAAGAGGATATTTACGGTATCAAGCGCGATCTCGAGAAGTCCAAGAAGATCAATGAAACCCTGAACATTCAGAATGTGAATTTTTCGTCCAGACTGCTGATGATTGAAAAATACGCCCAGAATGTCAACTCACATCTGGAAAAACGCGCTATTTTGAATTCCCTGATGGAAAGCATGAAAAAGATCATCGGTGCTAAACGGGCTGAGATTTTTTTTCTGGAGCCAGGCAACGACCAGCTGATTTTCACGGCCGGTCTGGACTGGAGCAAGGAAGACATGGAAAAGACGAAGCTTTCCAAGGAAGCAGGGATTTTCGGATATGTCATTAACAGTCCCGGGGTTCTCAGCCCGGAAGAAATCAAGTCTAATTTCCATCTGCAGGAACTGGCTACCAAGTGCCCGGTCAACACTGTCCTGGTTGGAGCGCTCTCCAGCCCGGATGAGGCCAGAGTGATGGGCGTGGTGAACATCAGCGCCCTGGAAGATCGGCGTGAGCTCGAAAAAGAGGATATCAGGGCCTTTTCAATTTTGATCAACCTGACATCGCTGGCTTTGGAAAACGCGGAACTTTTCCAGAGAACGAAAATGCTCGCCAACCTGGATGGCCTGACCAAACTGCACAACCACAGATTTTTTCAGGATTTTCTCAAAGAGGAGCTTGACCGTCACATCCGTTACAAACATTCCCTGTCCCTGGTCATCTCTGATATCGATCATTTCAAGAAATTCAACGACACATACGGGCATCAGGCTGGAGATTTTGTGCTCAAGGAAGTGGCAAAGGTCTTCAGAGCCAATGTGCGGAAAAAGATCGACCTCGCTGCCAGGTACGGCGGCGAGGAATTCGTACTGGTCTTGCCTGAAACCAATGCTTCGGGAGCGCTTCTGCTGGCAGAGCGCATCCGCAAGCGGGTTGATGAAACGGAATTTTTTTATGAAGCCGCGAATCAGAAATTCCACGTCACTGTAAGTCTGGGAGTAGCCACCTATCCCCTGCATGGCTATAATCCAGCGGAGCTGATCAAGAGGGCTGATACCTCGATGTACGAAGCCAAGGAAAGCGGAAGGAACAAAGTTTGTCTGTCGCAGTAA
- a CDS encoding LmeA family phospholipid-binding protein — MFFLIFSLLLCRDVSAEYTKEFYNDIVDNNGRDYLVKITESLKEHLQSQTVEVTADFGKVSETLGGKLKSARIEMKNGHFNLLKIEHALFVMYNPVIDVDKLWNQNDLILKKCEQIDFLIEIREQDLNEFLTTREGKLHVERPTVKLTDNEIQLKGYGEVLKVKVKFMINGKFELADRKKINFIPWKVKFNSIPLPKMMISKLVSRINPVLDLNDFPFDLQLEQIISKPEKLIFKNGDPK; from the coding sequence ATGTTTTTTCTGATATTTTCACTACTGCTCTGCAGGGACGTTTCTGCCGAATACACAAAGGAATTTTACAACGATATAGTCGACAATAATGGCCGCGATTACCTGGTGAAAATCACTGAATCCCTGAAGGAACACCTGCAGTCTCAAACTGTTGAAGTAACTGCAGATTTCGGGAAGGTCAGCGAAACCCTGGGGGGCAAACTGAAATCTGCCCGGATTGAAATGAAGAATGGACATTTCAACCTGCTGAAAATCGAACATGCTCTGTTCGTGATGTATAATCCAGTAATTGACGTGGACAAACTCTGGAATCAGAATGACCTGATCCTGAAAAAGTGTGAACAGATAGATTTCCTGATCGAAATCAGAGAACAGGATCTCAATGAATTCCTGACAACCAGGGAAGGCAAGCTGCACGTGGAGAGACCCACTGTTAAATTGACTGACAATGAAATTCAGCTGAAAGGGTATGGAGAAGTTCTCAAGGTCAAAGTAAAATTCATGATAAATGGGAAATTTGAACTTGCTGACAGGAAAAAAATAAATTTTATCCCCTGGAAAGTCAAGTTCAACTCCATCCCTTTGCCCAAGATGATGATCTCCAAGCTGGTGTCCCGAATCAACCCTGTGCTTGATCTGAACGACTTTCCCTTCGATCTCCAGTTGGAACAGATCATCTCAAAGCCGGAAAAGCTTATTTTCAAAAATGGAGATCCAAAGTGA
- a CDS encoding DUF5693 family protein, with protein sequence MKTRHAVLIIFILGFFFNIYYLLQRMTMEQNYNFVETAYFVNELEVKASRQGLDLIEFLKNFSEKVPVSTLIFTPSTLRTLENKETLMVFKGREILKSFTMEGFFNPLVFELSSKTRISEIYQYVYFKKREDFEKIRVILQEYFPPDSLSDLSEILRSFNNSQKYGYLLEVKSGNDLLDLPLFFSAEDFQVAKKMGFMTAACLDFRAFSDPHSSVLKDLLRLSQDLDEIYLQPEPGELTPDQLKTLEGIKAAKVRLAVEEFSYPKVQRIIFKLFEAQLIRAHEAPIEIFCPEKASALVHRYFRAAWERNVRVMVFHLFPDNGIEQDQSFAVLLKKTLSRTLLPLTIRKNEPLGPVPESPSWFKILVISVLAMMFFLVMIDPLIELSLNGKLVIIVLSSMLLACGTFFAEKYYFEKILAQFISFFFPIFGFFHFQKIYSLSKTHTTWEYYKTVLGYLLFFTLITVYGSLLIAGLFNSRVFIMKIEEFRSVKLALLVPVAMLALFLILQYSSKEKIREFFYRPINLLNLCFLCGVTLIIGLLIIRSGNIPQAYIPDYEMRIRNFLENCLSIRPRFKEFMLGYPVFLTAFCFKGFWRYFLLILSTLGQISVLNTFVHLHTPLAISLVRVFNGLAIGLLIGSALFFLINFLQEKQKR encoded by the coding sequence GTGAAAACCCGGCATGCAGTTTTGATCATTTTTATTCTTGGTTTCTTTTTCAATATTTATTACCTGCTGCAGCGCATGACTATGGAACAGAATTACAATTTCGTCGAGACCGCATATTTCGTGAATGAACTTGAGGTGAAAGCCAGCAGGCAGGGCCTGGATCTAATCGAATTTCTGAAGAATTTTTCAGAAAAGGTGCCTGTCTCAACCCTGATTTTCACACCGAGCACGCTCAGGACTCTTGAGAACAAAGAAACACTCATGGTGTTCAAGGGCAGGGAAATCTTGAAGTCATTCACCATGGAAGGATTTTTCAATCCGCTGGTCTTCGAACTTTCCAGCAAGACCAGGATTTCCGAAATCTACCAGTATGTCTATTTCAAAAAGCGCGAAGATTTTGAAAAAATCCGGGTTATCCTGCAGGAGTATTTTCCACCAGATTCGCTCAGCGATTTGTCTGAAATTCTCCGCTCTTTCAACAATTCCCAGAAATACGGGTATCTTCTGGAAGTCAAGAGCGGCAATGATCTCCTGGATTTGCCTTTATTCTTTTCAGCCGAGGACTTTCAGGTCGCCAAGAAGATGGGATTCATGACTGCCGCCTGTCTGGATTTCAGGGCTTTTTCAGATCCCCATTCCAGTGTGCTGAAGGACCTGCTGCGGCTATCTCAGGACCTGGATGAAATCTATCTTCAGCCGGAGCCTGGGGAGCTGACTCCAGACCAGTTGAAAACACTGGAAGGAATCAAGGCCGCTAAAGTCAGACTGGCAGTGGAGGAATTCAGTTACCCAAAAGTCCAGAGAATCATTTTCAAACTTTTTGAAGCGCAGTTGATCAGGGCACACGAGGCTCCGATAGAGATCTTCTGCCCGGAAAAGGCTTCTGCGTTAGTGCATCGCTATTTCAGGGCTGCCTGGGAACGGAATGTCAGGGTAATGGTTTTTCATCTTTTTCCAGATAACGGAATTGAACAGGATCAGAGCTTTGCCGTTTTATTGAAGAAGACTCTTTCAAGGACACTTCTACCCCTGACAATCAGGAAAAACGAGCCTCTAGGACCAGTTCCGGAATCACCTTCCTGGTTCAAAATTCTGGTGATTTCCGTGCTGGCGATGATGTTTTTCCTGGTGATGATCGATCCTCTGATCGAACTCTCCCTGAACGGGAAACTGGTGATCATAGTTTTATCCTCAATGCTTCTAGCCTGCGGGACATTTTTTGCCGAAAAATATTATTTTGAAAAAATCCTGGCGCAATTCATCTCGTTCTTTTTCCCGATCTTCGGTTTTTTTCATTTTCAGAAAATTTATTCTCTTTCCAAGACCCATACGACCTGGGAGTATTACAAAACAGTCCTGGGGTACCTTCTTTTTTTCACCTTGATCACTGTCTATGGGTCACTTCTGATTGCCGGTCTTTTCAACAGCAGGGTTTTCATCATGAAAATCGAAGAGTTCAGGAGCGTGAAACTGGCACTGCTCGTTCCTGTGGCCATGCTGGCTCTGTTTCTGATCCTTCAATATTCATCCAAGGAAAAGATCCGCGAATTTTTTTACAGGCCGATCAATCTGCTGAACCTGTGCTTTCTGTGTGGGGTGACGCTGATCATAGGTCTCCTGATAATCAGAAGTGGAAACATTCCCCAGGCATATATTCCGGATTATGAGATGAGGATCCGCAATTTTCTGGAAAACTGCCTGTCCATCCGTCCCAGATTCAAAGAATTCATGCTGGGATATCCTGTTTTTCTGACTGCTTTCTGCTTCAAGGGATTCTGGCGCTATTTCCTGCTGATCCTATCTACTCTCGGCCAGATTTCCGTCCTCAATACTTTCGTTCATCTTCACACCCCGCTGGCAATTTCGCTGGTGAGGGTTTTCAATGGCCTGGCAATCGGGCTTCTGATCGGGTCTGCACTGTTTTTTCTGATCAATTTTCTACAGGAAAAACAGAAGCGATGA